In Leifsonia sp. ZF2019, a genomic segment contains:
- the clpS gene encoding ATP-dependent Clp protease adapter ClpS, which produces MTDARPAERTEGALGVEERLELGSPWVTLVWNDPVNLMSYVTHVFQTYFGYPRREAERLMMLVHTEGRAVVATGTREEMERHVEAMHDYGLWATLTKADA; this is translated from the coding sequence GTGACGGACGCCCGACCGGCGGAACGTACCGAGGGCGCCCTCGGGGTCGAGGAGCGCCTGGAGCTCGGGTCGCCGTGGGTGACCCTCGTCTGGAACGACCCCGTGAACCTCATGTCCTACGTGACGCACGTGTTCCAGACTTATTTCGGGTATCCCCGCCGGGAGGCCGAACGGCTCATGATGCTGGTACACACCGAGGGCCGCGCCGTCGTCGCGACCGGGACGCGCGAGGAGATGGAGCGGCACGTGGAGGCGATGCACGACTACGGTCTCTGGGCCACGCTGACGAAGGCGGACGCATGA
- a CDS encoding DUF2017 family protein, whose protein sequence is MRLFRPAGHGSVTARFEPEEAELLLRLAADAAELASEAAAVDDDLRADPALIRLMPDAYPGDAKASAEFRRFTADGIAERKALNARIVVECLARSDASRVDVTLDEAQATAWLRCLTDIRLVLAARLGIVQDGDEGDQHDEESQIRRTVFDWLAVVQESLVLSLGRG, encoded by the coding sequence ATGAGGCTGTTCCGCCCGGCGGGCCACGGGAGCGTCACCGCCCGCTTCGAGCCGGAGGAGGCCGAACTCCTCCTGCGGCTCGCCGCGGACGCCGCCGAGCTCGCCTCCGAGGCCGCCGCGGTCGACGACGACCTGCGCGCCGACCCGGCCCTCATCCGCCTGATGCCCGACGCCTACCCGGGCGACGCGAAGGCCTCCGCCGAGTTCCGCCGGTTCACCGCGGACGGGATCGCCGAGCGCAAGGCCCTCAACGCGCGCATCGTCGTCGAATGCCTCGCCCGCTCCGACGCCTCCCGGGTGGATGTCACCCTGGACGAGGCACAGGCGACGGCCTGGCTGCGCTGCCTCACCGACATCCGGCTCGTGCTCGCGGCACGCCTCGGCATCGTGCAGGACGGCGACGAGGGCGACCAGCACGACGAGGAGTCGCAGATCCGCCGGACGGTCTTCGACTGGCTCGCCGTCGTGCAGGAGTCCCTCGTTCTCTCGCTCGGCCGCGGCTAG
- a CDS encoding AI-2E family transporter, which yields MRFTRPPATPASRAIEERRSEPLVNRSPLLFGYLITLGAVGAVVTGLMLYGLRSIIFSVFLAAFATVGLDPLIRWFQRRGMKRGWAIVTVSLLLIGVIVAIIWVVLPLVIEQIQSLAVSIPKQIAALKAQGWFDPANETSNGTLAAALNWIAKEVQEPQLWASVGSGLVGFGLSVVNGLTTGFFIAILTLYFIASYDATKASLYRLVSKSHRDSFTKYTERILQNFGKYLSGMVVLAFFNAVYSTILLVVTGVPGAFLIGLAAFFITLIPLIGTVLTTAVMTVLALIHSPVSAVVVLIFMLIYMQVEAYILTPKVMGKAVQVPGSVVLISALAGSTLFGLPGALVAIPISAGIILIIKEVVMPRKELR from the coding sequence ATGCGCTTCACCCGTCCGCCGGCGACCCCGGCCTCCCGTGCGATCGAGGAGCGACGCTCGGAGCCGCTCGTGAACCGCAGCCCGCTGCTGTTCGGCTATCTGATCACGCTGGGCGCGGTGGGTGCGGTGGTCACCGGCCTCATGCTGTACGGGCTGCGCTCGATCATCTTCTCGGTGTTCCTCGCGGCGTTCGCGACCGTCGGCCTGGACCCGTTGATCCGCTGGTTCCAGCGCCGCGGCATGAAGCGCGGCTGGGCGATCGTCACCGTCAGCCTCCTGCTCATCGGCGTGATCGTCGCGATCATCTGGGTGGTGCTCCCCCTGGTGATCGAGCAGATCCAGTCGCTCGCGGTCTCGATCCCCAAGCAGATCGCCGCCCTGAAGGCGCAAGGGTGGTTCGACCCCGCCAATGAGACCAGCAACGGCACCCTCGCCGCCGCCCTCAACTGGATCGCGAAGGAGGTGCAGGAACCACAGCTCTGGGCGAGCGTCGGCTCGGGGCTGGTCGGGTTCGGCCTCTCGGTCGTCAACGGCCTCACGACCGGCTTCTTCATCGCCATCCTGACGCTCTACTTCATCGCCTCCTACGACGCGACCAAGGCCTCCCTGTACCGGCTCGTCTCGAAGTCGCACCGCGACAGCTTCACCAAGTACACCGAGCGCATCCTGCAGAACTTCGGCAAGTACCTGAGCGGGATGGTCGTCCTCGCATTCTTCAACGCCGTCTACAGCACGATCCTCCTCGTCGTCACGGGCGTCCCCGGAGCATTCCTCATCGGTCTCGCCGCGTTCTTCATCACGCTCATCCCGCTCATCGGAACGGTCCTGACCACGGCGGTGATGACCGTCCTCGCACTTATCCACTCCCCTGTGAGCGCGGTCGTCGTCCTCATCTTCATGCTGATCTACATGCAGGTGGAGGCGTACATCCTGACCCCCAAGGTCATGGGCAAGGCGGTCCAGGTCCCCGGCTCCGTCGTCCTCATCTCCGCCCTCGCCGGCTCCACGCTCTTCGGCCTCCCCGGCGCCCTGGTCGCCATCCCCATCTCCGCCGGCATCATCCTGATCATCAAAGAGGTCGTCATGCCCCGCAAGGAGCTCCGCTGA
- a CDS encoding baeRF8 domain-containing protein gives MEYKDIPTKADIERIAAHREPGCVSIYLPTGTTPPEADRARIELKNHLSQAVRALESLGVAKARVGAVQAEGELILEDRDFWRYQSRSLAVFLDGEVAETFRLPNRLNGACEVADRFYVKPLLRAVTFPQSALILALAQNSVRLIRIAAEAPPTVVEVEGMPQDVASAAGLASISGRSPDGRIQGSEGQKVRMLEYVQAIDRALHPLLANSTEPLILAAAEPLSGIFRGASAYPHLVEETIGGNPEDKTDEELSAAARGVLDAVYARRTEEIKDDFEARIAAGTALVDLSDIARAATFGAVEALVFDIDRRVPGTVDDESGAISFAPDDAPGYYGVVDEIIRRSLASKARVYAVRSEDVPGGGAVAAAVRFPV, from the coding sequence GTGGAGTACAAGGACATTCCCACCAAGGCCGACATCGAGCGGATCGCCGCACATCGCGAACCGGGCTGCGTGAGCATCTATCTGCCCACGGGCACCACCCCGCCGGAAGCGGACCGGGCACGCATCGAGCTCAAGAACCATCTCAGCCAGGCGGTCCGCGCGCTCGAGTCCCTCGGCGTGGCCAAGGCCCGGGTCGGGGCCGTGCAGGCCGAGGGGGAGCTGATCCTGGAGGACCGCGACTTCTGGCGCTACCAGTCCCGCTCACTCGCGGTCTTCCTCGACGGCGAGGTGGCCGAGACCTTCCGCCTCCCGAACCGACTGAACGGCGCGTGCGAAGTCGCCGACCGCTTCTACGTCAAACCGCTGCTGCGCGCAGTCACCTTCCCCCAGTCCGCCCTCATCCTCGCACTCGCGCAGAACTCGGTGCGGTTGATCCGGATCGCCGCGGAGGCGCCTCCCACCGTGGTGGAGGTCGAGGGGATGCCGCAGGACGTGGCATCGGCCGCGGGCCTGGCCTCGATCAGCGGGCGCTCGCCCGACGGACGCATCCAGGGCTCCGAAGGCCAGAAGGTGCGGATGCTGGAATACGTGCAGGCGATCGACCGGGCGCTGCACCCGCTGCTCGCGAACAGCACGGAGCCGCTCATCCTGGCCGCGGCGGAGCCGCTGAGCGGCATCTTCCGCGGCGCGAGCGCCTATCCCCATCTCGTCGAGGAGACCATCGGCGGCAATCCCGAGGACAAGACCGACGAGGAGCTCTCCGCCGCCGCCCGAGGCGTGCTCGACGCCGTCTACGCCCGCAGGACGGAGGAGATCAAGGACGATTTCGAGGCGCGGATCGCTGCGGGCACGGCGCTCGTCGACCTCAGCGACATCGCACGTGCGGCGACGTTCGGCGCGGTCGAGGCGCTCGTCTTCGACATCGACCGTCGCGTGCCGGGAACCGTCGACGACGAGAGCGGTGCGATCAGCTTCGCGCCCGACGACGCGCCCGGATACTACGGAGTCGTCGACGAGATCATCCGCCGGTCGCTGGCCTCCAAGGCGAGGGTCTACGCCGTCCGCTCCGAGGACGTGCCGGGTGGAGGCGCGGTCGCGGCCGCGGTGCGGTTCCCGGTCTGA